CTTGTGACGGTCGATTCAGTTTCTTTAGAGGTATTACTGTCAGAAGTAGAACTTATACTGGATTTGGAACCGGACCCAGAACCAGATCCTGATCCACCAGTACCAGTTCCAGATTCAGTGTTGCCATTTGAAGAAGTTGATTGAGCAGACTCAGTAGATGCAGAATTTGCAGAACTATTGTTAGTGATTACTTGTGAGGAATCATTGCTGTTAGTACTATTGCTAAAGCCGGAAGTTCTACCGCTGCCGTTTTCTTTAGCTAAGGTACTAGCACTTTTACTGGAATTACTTAGATTTTTCACATTACCATAATTACTGCTATGGCCAAAGTAATTATCCCAGAAGGACTTATAATTTTTGGACTTACCACCAATGGCAAAATCATCATAAGACATATCCTCAGGACTGCCCTTATAGTAAAGCGAGTTGGTAGTGTGTTGGTTAACATTAGCTGTTACACCATTATAGCCAATGCTTCCGACCTTAGTACCGGTTTCTTTATCGACCTTGTATGATTTAACGCCAGCAGGTCTATCAAAGGAGGTATTAACATTCATAACACTTTGATCTTCTTTATAGACGGCATTAGCCATTTTGGCCCAGAGTTCTTGATTTAGATCAGTTGAATTACTCGATAGATTATAATTGTTTCCATAGAAATTATCATAACCAATCCAGGATGCCAAAGTCATACCGTCAGTACTTCCGATAAACCAGTTATCACGATAATCGTTTGAAGTACCAGTTTTACCAAAGAGGTTCTTCGTGTTGAAATTAGCCTCATATGATAGAGCAGAGGCAGTACCTTTAGTAACAACCCCATGAAGCATGTTCTTAATAATATAAGAAGTCTGCTTGGAGAAGACACGAGTCTTAGTTTCTTTATGTTTGTAAATATTCTTACCTGATGGATCTGTTACCTCAGAAACTACATAAGGACTAACGTGCACACCTTTGTTAGCAAAAGTCGAAAAGGCGCTGGCTTGTTGAAGAACTGTCACACCAGTTGCGGTACCACCTAAGGTAATACCTAATTGGTTATATTCTTTGTTAGTCAGGTGAATTCCCATTTTAGACATGTATTTCTTTGAGTGTACGTTATGTTGTCTGATGTAATTATAAAGATTAACTGAAGGAATATTGTATGATTCTTCCAACGTTTCACGGGCGGAAATGAAACGGTTTTGAATCGTCTCGCCATAATCAGTAGGCGAGTATCCATTATAACTAGTCTTGAAATCGGCCAGCATTGATTGAGAACCAATTAAGCCATTTTCAATTGCTGGTCCAAAGGTAATCAAAGGTTTAATTGATGAACCAGGTGATCTTTGAGTATCAAAGGCATGATTGATTTGAGACTTTTTGAAGTTGACCCCACCAACAAATGCTAGAACCTGTCCGGATTTGTTATCAAGAAGTACTGAACCATTTTGAACTGGCTCACTAACCTTGATGCTCTTTCCAGTATTAGGATCAGTAGCGTTGTCGGTGTGAGTACTTCCCAAGTTACCCTTATATTCTTGAGCCTGCTTGTTTAAAGCCACATAGAGACTCTTATTGATTGTACTGTGGATCTTATAGTTTTTGTTGTGTAATTCGGTGTCAGCTTGAGTCCAATATTTTTGATAAAGATTATCATCTTTGACCAAATCTTTATACTTGATACCGTCATTTTTGGCTAAACGCTTGATCAAAATAGTTCTAGCCTGTTCGGTTAGTGTGTTATAAAGATAGCCATATTTGATTTTCTTAGAACTAGCCTTAGCTGGCTTTTGAAAATCACTCTTTAAATCAAAGTTTTTAGCGGTATTATATTGTGATTCAGTTATCTGATTATCACGATACATCCGATACAAAACGATATTTTTTCGTTTCATACCAAGACTAATATCGTCTTTGAGTCGTCCATGATCATCATATGGAGTATAGATGGAAGGACTCTGTGGTAAACCAGCGATAAAGGCTGATTCAGCCAAACTCAAATCCTTGGCGTCTTTTCCAAAGAGACCTTGGGCAGCGGCTTGAACACCTTGAATATTTTGACCTTTATTATTACGTCCGAAAGTTGCGGCGTTTAAATAATCTTCCAAAATTTCGTTTTTATTAAAGTATTTATCAACACGCATGGCTAAAAAGATTTCAACAGCCTTACGTTTCCAAGTCGTTTCAGAAGATAGCATCTGCATTTTGACTGTTTGTTGAGTCAAAGTAGAACCACCAGTCTGTGCACCAATTCCAGTAATATCTGAAATTACCGCTCTGAAGATAGATTTGGGAACGACACCCTTATGACGATAAAAGTCACTATCTTCAGTGGAGACGATAGCCTTTTTCAAATAAGGCGACATTTCATTGATTGATACTTTTTTACCAACGAGGTCTTTTTGAAGACTCTCAATTTTTTGACCATCGGCAAAATATAAAGTAGCTGAATTGTTAACATCTTGTAGTTCGGTTTGCATCTCAGTTTTAGTAGGGACATTAACTTGATTGGTTAAAGCTGAGACGTATCCCAATC
This sequence is a window from Companilactobacillus alimentarius DSM 20249. Protein-coding genes within it:
- a CDS encoding transglycosylase domain-containing protein produces the protein MKNLWNSIVNWFKSIKSWSDFANKANLTIEIIRRIVLYSIAGIFIILSLAVGLGLGYVSALTNQVNVPTKTEMQTELQDVNNSATLYFADGQKIESLQKDLVGKKVSINEMSPYLKKAIVSTEDSDFYRHKGVVPKSIFRAVISDITGIGAQTGGSTLTQQTVKMQMLSSETTWKRKAVEIFLAMRVDKYFNKNEILEDYLNAATFGRNNKGQNIQGVQAAAQGLFGKDAKDLSLAESAFIAGLPQSPSIYTPYDDHGRLKDDISLGMKRKNIVLYRMYRDNQITESQYNTAKNFDLKSDFQKPAKASSKKIKYGYLYNTLTEQARTILIKRLAKNDGIKYKDLVKDDNLYQKYWTQADTELHNKNYKIHSTINKSLYVALNKQAQEYKGNLGSTHTDNATDPNTGKSIKVSEPVQNGSVLLDNKSGQVLAFVGGVNFKKSQINHAFDTQRSPGSSIKPLITFGPAIENGLIGSQSMLADFKTSYNGYSPTDYGETIQNRFISARETLEESYNIPSVNLYNYIRQHNVHSKKYMSKMGIHLTNKEYNQLGITLGGTATGVTVLQQASAFSTFANKGVHVSPYVVSEVTDPSGKNIYKHKETKTRVFSKQTSYIIKNMLHGVVTKGTASALSYEANFNTKNLFGKTGTSNDYRDNWFIGSTDGMTLASWIGYDNFYGNNYNLSSNSTDLNQELWAKMANAVYKEDQSVMNVNTSFDRPAGVKSYKVDKETGTKVGSIGYNGVTANVNQHTTNSLYYKGSPEDMSYDDFAIGGKSKNYKSFWDNYFGHSSNYGNVKNLSNSSKSASTLAKENGSGRTSGFSNSTNSNDSSQVITNNSSANSASTESAQSTSSNGNTESGTGTGGSGSGSGSGSKSSISSTSDSNTSKETESTVTSTDNQSSNTSADNTASDSTQSNTTDTTTTPVTSE